The DNA window AACGGCTGCATTGGTAAGGACTATGTCAACAAGCTGGTCGTCAGCGAGGCCTGCCGGGGCAAGGGCTTGGCCAAGCAACTGATTGCGGCACTCAATACGGTTTTGGTCGGCAGGGTGTTTATTTCTACGCCCGCCAACAACATCGCAGCTGTCGGATTGCTGGATGCCACCAGCTGGGTGCCGGCAGGTGAGATTGTAGGCCTTCTTCCTCTCGGAGAAGCCGAGGTTTTCTTTTACAAAGACTTGTGGCCGGAGCAGGCGTCATGAACCAGCTCGTCGCCCTGCCCTCGCCTGCGTTCGTGCTGCCGACATTGGTCGCCGCAGCCGGCGATCGTGCGCAGCTCCGATTCGTCGAGTTCTTCGCCGTCACCATCCGCAACCCGCATACCCGACGCGCCTACGCGCGGGCTGCGGTCGAGTTTCTGGCATGGTGCGAGGTGCGCGGCGTGGCGTCGATGGCTGAGGTACAACCGCTTCACGTTGCAGCGTGGATCGAGCAGCTCGGGCGCGAGGTGAGCGCGCCGACCGTGAAGCAGCGGCTCGCCGGCGTCCGTCACCTGTTCGACTGGCTGGTAACGGGTCAGGTCATACCGACGAATCCGGCCGCATCCGTGCGTGGACCAGCGCACAGCGTCCGGCGCGGCAAGACACCGGTGCTGGCACCCGACGAGGCGCGGCGGTTGCTCGACGCGATCGATGTTGCCACGCCGGGAGGGCTTCGCGATCGGGCGCTGATAGGGTTGATGGTCTATTCGTTCGCGCGGGTCGGCGCGGCGCTGGCGATGCGCATCGAGGACGTGTTCGTACAGAACCGTCGTTTGTGGGTTCGGCTGCATGAGAAAGGCGGCAAGCGCCACGAGATGCCATGCCATCACAATCTGGAGGAGTATCTGATAGCCTATATCGATGGGTGCGCGCTGCGCGAGGATCGAAAAGGACCGCTGTTCCGCACGATCGGGCGCGGCACCAAGCGATTAAGCAATAGCCCCCTGCCCCAGGCCAGCGCGTTCCAGATGGTTCGTCGCCGTGCCAGCGCGGCCAAGATCGAAACGGCGATCGGCAACCACTCGTTCCGCGCAACTGGGATCACCGCCTATCTGAAAAATGGCGGGACGCTGGAGCGGGCCGCAACAATGGCGAACCACGCCTCCACCCGCACCACCCAACTTTACGACCGCCGACCCGATGACGTGACGCTCGACGAGGTTGAGCGCGTGCTGATCTGATATACGAGTATACCCGTATACAGGCTTGTCGAGTGTGTATTAGATAAGTACGTCCAACCCGTGTTTCTGGACGACGGCCAGCAATCGACGCGCGACGCCGTTAGGCTTCATGGCTCCAGCTTCCCACCGTCGAACCGTGCCGGGGCTGACGTTGAGGAGGTGTGCGAACGCTCTTGGCCCGGCGTCGTTGTCCTCG is part of the Sphingomonas sp. HMP9 genome and encodes:
- a CDS encoding tyrosine-type recombinase/integrase, producing MNQLVALPSPAFVLPTLVAAAGDRAQLRFVEFFAVTIRNPHTRRAYARAAVEFLAWCEVRGVASMAEVQPLHVAAWIEQLGREVSAPTVKQRLAGVRHLFDWLVTGQVIPTNPAASVRGPAHSVRRGKTPVLAPDEARRLLDAIDVATPGGLRDRALIGLMVYSFARVGAALAMRIEDVFVQNRRLWVRLHEKGGKRHEMPCHHNLEEYLIAYIDGCALREDRKGPLFRTIGRGTKRLSNSPLPQASAFQMVRRRASAAKIETAIGNHSFRATGITAYLKNGGTLERAATMANHASTRTTQLYDRRPDDVTLDEVERVLI
- a CDS encoding GNAT family N-acetyltransferase, coding for MLNIRLAEPTDLAAIAAFDAFPGDRIIEIVERRMLVIDIDGRAQGYTSWQKNGCIGKDYVNKLVVSEACRGKGLAKQLIAALNTVLVGRVFISTPANNIAAVGLLDATSWVPAGEIVGLLPLGEAEVFFYKDLWPEQAS
- a CDS encoding helix-turn-helix domain-containing protein, with protein sequence MALTRNFDDTVRARVEADPAFRAALLTEIEDYPPPPPIFSPADIRRLREDNDAGPRAFAHLLNVSPGTVRRWEAGAMKPNGVARRLLAVVQKHGLDVLI